From the genome of uncultured Bacteroides sp., one region includes:
- a CDS encoding glycoside hydrolase N-terminal domain-containing protein: MNFSLFKYRYIFFLALLFGVNAVVGGNPVARKGFSHSYPLVYKNWEEAFLSGNGKMGIMVFGNPLNETIVFNDRKFNFSKTYDRSFAKVTSEQLDRIKRCCAEGRFKEANDLAVSSSQWHDGGEGSRHPGFKMMIRIPQDGEVRNYVRTCDFETGEISVRWSDNRGDWLRKAFVSRKDNVSVIQLSAPSKGRLNAAICLATDAGMNFPKGMTFTSHSSAGYLNIRVHYPKQTNDNGYEGVVRIKVSGGNHYLQGDTLYIKSANSVIMLCRTEKYYEDCEKQWGAGLLRKELDRIPADYPKLLAGQKAIHKTIYDRVKLDFGADASTRNLTNEELLTVQKRSKVPIPALWERLFDAGRYYFLSSASELTPPDLLGIWTGDCNAGWGGFYHLDANLNLQVSSGNISNMPEVMEGYFHLNEAWEKDFAANARKLLGCRGLLACGNSPGLASGLMASINDFYPYHYATGEEGWLLYPFWEHYLVTGDLVFLKNRLYPLLREMGYFYEDFLKYKDKDGKYIFAGSVSPENQPANLKVSLLNNSCFDISGAKFLLSTLIETCHILKLEQKPGEGVERWSSILADLPPYLINKEGAIQEWSWPGLEDNYNHRHSSHLMMVWPYRELSEKGTPVWYEAAKAALAERDKFNYENAGHGLLHSALIAAGLKNVASLNRKLLRLFKEDYYYSSLCSSHYNNHGVFCTDVCNTIPTIMMEMLVSSSPGVIELLPALIPGLDKGCITGMKGRSRVTIEKLSWDLSKQQIICTLKSDITQKITLVAGADYSKVVTLPKAKNISFKIKYRQ, translated from the coding sequence ATGAATTTTAGTCTCTTTAAGTATAGATATATTTTCTTCTTAGCTTTGCTTTTTGGAGTGAATGCAGTCGTAGGAGGTAATCCTGTGGCTAGGAAAGGTTTTTCACATTCTTATCCTTTGGTATACAAGAATTGGGAAGAAGCTTTCTTGTCCGGTAATGGAAAAATGGGGATTATGGTCTTTGGTAATCCCCTGAACGAGACGATTGTCTTTAATGACCGTAAATTCAATTTTTCTAAAACGTACGACCGTTCTTTTGCTAAAGTTACTTCGGAACAGTTGGATCGTATTAAGAGGTGTTGTGCAGAAGGGCGTTTTAAAGAAGCAAATGATTTGGCTGTCAGTTCTTCTCAATGGCATGATGGAGGAGAAGGAAGCCGTCACCCGGGCTTTAAGATGATGATTCGTATTCCTCAAGACGGAGAAGTACGCAATTATGTTCGTACGTGCGATTTTGAGACGGGAGAGATAAGTGTCCGTTGGAGCGATAATCGGGGCGATTGGTTGAGGAAAGCATTTGTTTCCAGAAAAGATAATGTATCTGTTATCCAACTTTCTGCTCCGTCAAAGGGGAGGTTGAATGCAGCCATTTGTCTGGCTACGGATGCCGGGATGAATTTCCCGAAAGGTATGACTTTTACATCTCATTCTTCTGCGGGTTATCTGAATATACGCGTACATTATCCGAAGCAAACTAATGATAATGGTTACGAAGGAGTGGTTCGTATAAAGGTTTCGGGAGGCAATCATTATTTACAAGGAGATACTTTGTATATAAAGAGTGCTAATTCTGTAATTATGCTTTGCCGGACTGAGAAGTATTATGAAGATTGCGAAAAACAATGGGGGGCCGGACTACTTCGGAAAGAATTAGACCGGATACCTGCCGACTATCCGAAACTGCTGGCCGGACAAAAGGCTATCCATAAAACTATTTATGATCGTGTGAAACTAGATTTTGGAGCTGACGCTTCTACCCGCAATCTGACCAATGAAGAATTATTGACCGTTCAAAAGCGATCAAAAGTTCCTATACCTGCTTTGTGGGAACGTCTTTTCGACGCAGGTAGATATTATTTTCTTTCTTCTGCCAGCGAACTTACTCCACCGGATTTGTTGGGTATATGGACCGGTGATTGCAATGCTGGTTGGGGAGGCTTTTATCATCTGGATGCTAATCTTAATTTACAGGTAAGCAGTGGGAATATCAGCAATATGCCCGAAGTAATGGAGGGCTATTTTCATCTAAACGAAGCATGGGAAAAGGATTTTGCTGCAAATGCGCGTAAATTATTAGGCTGCAGAGGACTACTGGCTTGTGGTAACTCTCCGGGGCTGGCTAGCGGATTGATGGCAAGTATTAATGACTTTTATCCTTATCACTATGCTACCGGCGAAGAAGGATGGCTTTTGTATCCTTTTTGGGAACACTATTTGGTTACGGGTGATCTTGTTTTTCTAAAGAATCGACTTTATCCGTTGCTAAGAGAAATGGGCTATTTCTACGAGGATTTTCTGAAATACAAAGACAAGGATGGGAAATACATTTTTGCAGGTTCCGTTTCTCCCGAAAATCAGCCAGCTAATCTTAAGGTTTCGCTATTGAATAATTCATGTTTTGATATATCGGGAGCAAAGTTCCTGCTCTCTACGCTAATAGAGACTTGTCATATTCTGAAGCTTGAGCAGAAGCCGGGAGAAGGGGTGGAGAGATGGAGCAGCATTCTGGCGGATCTTCCTCCATATTTGATTAATAAAGAGGGGGCTATACAAGAATGGTCATGGCCCGGTCTGGAAGATAACTATAATCATCGCCACTCTAGTCACTTAATGATGGTATGGCCTTATCGGGAGCTTTCCGAAAAGGGAACACCCGTTTGGTATGAGGCTGCTAAAGCAGCATTGGCCGAGAGAGATAAGTTTAACTATGAAAATGCGGGTCACGGTTTATTGCATAGCGCTCTCATTGCTGCCGGACTTAAGAACGTGGCTTCATTGAATCGAAAGCTGTTACGCTTATTTAAGGAAGACTATTACTATAGTAGCCTGTGCTCGTCACATTATAATAACCATGGAGTGTTTTGCACAGATGTATGCAACACCATTCCTACCATTATGATGGAAATGCTTGTCTCTTCCTCTCCGGGTGTGATAGAACTACTTCCGGCTTTGATTCCGGGGCTCGATAAAGGATGCATTACAGGCATGAAGGGCCGAAGCAGAGTTACGATTGAAAAGTTAAGCTGGGATCTGTCCAAACAGCAGATCATTTGCACATTAAAATCAGATATTACACAGAAAATCACTCTTGTAGCAGGGGCCGATTATTCTAAAGTAGTAACGCTGCCCAAGGCAAAGAACATTTCGTTTAAAATAAAATATAGACAATAG
- a CDS encoding sugar-binding domain-containing protein — protein MRSMQWKIISGCLLIAWGSTFTSAQNVVNWGLTHPQPVETLPKSKVAIVPVVRKLKMTKQTILNKVSDNDYVLSQGWELAEGAKVIASPKPIFDSSLDTKEWYNATVPGTVLTTLVEQGIYPNPYFGLNNLSIPDSLCRMDWWYRIPFKIPAEQVDKAVWLLFNGVNYKAEVWLNGQQVGNIHGAFTRGEFNVSRFIKVGGENVLAVHILPPPNPGIPQEQSILGGNGMNGGQLCLDGPTFISSEGWDWVPGIRDRNIGLWQDVHLRFTGDIKLNDTQVISDLQLPDTTRANIIVRSELENISLEPKEIVINLDLEGIKVSKKIKIGARERTKISFTPDEFPALTIKNPRLWWPNNYGRQELYRLNVTVVDNSHRISDTKSVRFGIRELTYEMEVCYPNDSIHRIEYNPTMALKRGKPIFDNIHRKYIEGGMCMPRLRKDADPNLLIQAPDSAMEHYLVIKVNGKRIFCRGGNWGMDDGMKRVSRERLEPYFRLHKDANLNMIRNWTGESTEETFYELCDEYGMLVFNDFWLTTEGYNLGINDDNLFLENAKDVVLRYRNHPSIAVWNPRNEGFAPAYIEEKLSAMIAKEDGTRHYNPNSTHSNLRPSGPWNYFKDPADYYRNNAHGFNTEQGTTSIPTSESILGMMSKEDAWPIGDVWYYHDLHGGQNDFVQAVKTKYGESDNLEDFCKKSQLVNYDSHRAMFEAWNSKMWNSTSGLLLWMTHPAWPSTVWQIYSWDYETFGSFYGSRKACEPVHVQKNLNDNEIVVINTTLKSFRGAGIDYKIYSLSGKLLFTKEVKRDIAANRLTECFTPQEIKSLPDVYLERLILTDVKGKQISTNDYWKCSENKNFLSFNQLADVPLKGRIVKCLKNGVEVELTNESNTPAVGIKLNARDADSGERILPAYFTDGYMNLLPGEKRRFVAEYQYGKESVVTAEGYNVPRHTIVTVKK, from the coding sequence ATGAGATCAATGCAGTGGAAAATTATTTCCGGTTGTTTACTTATTGCTTGGGGATCAACTTTCACCTCGGCACAAAATGTAGTTAATTGGGGATTAACCCACCCTCAACCAGTAGAAACTTTGCCTAAGTCGAAAGTTGCTATTGTTCCGGTTGTACGTAAACTTAAGATGACCAAGCAAACCATACTGAATAAAGTATCGGATAATGATTATGTGTTGTCTCAGGGGTGGGAGCTTGCCGAAGGAGCGAAGGTAATTGCTTCTCCGAAACCGATATTTGATTCTTCCTTGGATACTAAGGAATGGTATAATGCTACGGTACCGGGTACTGTACTTACTACTTTGGTGGAACAGGGCATTTACCCAAACCCGTATTTTGGATTGAATAATTTGTCCATTCCGGATTCTCTTTGTCGGATGGATTGGTGGTATAGAATTCCTTTTAAGATACCTGCTGAACAAGTTGACAAAGCTGTTTGGTTGCTCTTTAATGGAGTTAATTATAAAGCTGAAGTTTGGTTGAATGGGCAGCAGGTTGGAAATATCCATGGTGCTTTCACTCGAGGAGAGTTTAATGTGAGCCGGTTTATAAAAGTAGGTGGGGAGAATGTTTTGGCCGTTCACATATTGCCTCCTCCCAATCCGGGCATCCCTCAGGAACAATCTATTCTGGGGGGCAATGGCATGAATGGTGGACAATTATGTCTTGATGGTCCGACTTTTATTTCATCGGAAGGATGGGATTGGGTACCCGGCATTCGCGACCGAAATATCGGACTTTGGCAGGATGTTCATCTTCGTTTCACCGGAGATATCAAACTAAATGATACACAGGTAATTTCCGATTTGCAGTTACCGGATACGACTCGTGCCAATATAATAGTTCGCTCAGAATTGGAGAATATATCTCTTGAACCAAAAGAGATAGTCATTAATCTTGATTTGGAAGGCATTAAAGTTAGTAAGAAGATAAAAATAGGTGCGAGAGAACGAACCAAAATATCGTTTACTCCGGATGAATTTCCTGCACTTACTATAAAAAATCCTCGGTTATGGTGGCCGAATAATTATGGCCGCCAAGAATTATATCGTTTGAACGTGACGGTTGTTGATAATTCTCACAGAATATCCGATACTAAATCTGTTCGTTTTGGAATTCGTGAACTGACCTATGAAATGGAAGTTTGCTATCCTAACGACTCTATCCATCGCATAGAGTATAATCCTACTATGGCATTGAAAAGAGGCAAGCCTATTTTTGATAATATTCACCGCAAGTATATAGAAGGTGGGATGTGTATGCCAAGGCTTCGTAAAGATGCTGACCCTAATTTACTGATTCAAGCGCCTGATTCAGCTATGGAGCATTACCTGGTGATAAAAGTGAATGGAAAACGTATTTTTTGTCGGGGTGGTAACTGGGGAATGGATGATGGCATGAAGCGTGTCTCACGCGAACGCTTAGAACCTTATTTCCGTCTTCATAAAGACGCTAATCTAAACATGATTCGTAACTGGACGGGAGAAAGCACAGAAGAGACTTTCTACGAACTCTGTGATGAATATGGTATGTTGGTTTTTAATGATTTTTGGTTGACTACCGAAGGTTACAATTTGGGCATCAATGATGATAACCTTTTTCTTGAGAATGCAAAAGATGTTGTTCTTCGGTATCGAAATCATCCGTCTATTGCGGTTTGGAATCCCCGGAATGAAGGGTTTGCCCCAGCTTACATAGAAGAGAAACTGTCGGCAATGATAGCTAAGGAAGATGGTACAAGACATTATAATCCTAATTCAACTCACTCTAACCTTCGTCCGAGCGGACCATGGAATTATTTCAAGGATCCGGCCGACTATTATCGCAACAATGCGCATGGATTCAATACAGAACAGGGCACCACATCTATTCCTACCAGTGAGTCAATATTGGGGATGATGTCGAAAGAAGATGCCTGGCCGATAGGTGATGTCTGGTACTACCACGACCTGCACGGTGGACAGAATGATTTTGTTCAGGCAGTTAAAACTAAGTATGGAGAATCGGACAATCTGGAAGATTTTTGTAAAAAGTCGCAGCTTGTTAATTATGATAGTCATCGTGCTATGTTTGAGGCATGGAACAGTAAAATGTGGAACAGTACCAGCGGCTTGTTGCTGTGGATGACTCATCCCGCCTGGCCCAGCACCGTATGGCAGATATATTCCTGGGATTATGAAACGTTTGGTTCTTTTTACGGTTCTCGTAAAGCGTGCGAACCTGTTCATGTACAGAAGAATCTGAATGACAATGAGATAGTGGTAATCAACACAACCCTGAAATCATTCAGAGGAGCCGGGATTGATTATAAGATTTATAGTCTTTCCGGTAAATTACTTTTCACAAAGGAAGTGAAACGTGATATTGCTGCTAATCGATTGACTGAGTGCTTTACTCCGCAGGAAATAAAGAGCCTGCCTGATGTTTATTTGGAGCGTTTGATACTGACGGATGTAAAAGGTAAACAGATTTCTACTAATGATTATTGGAAATGTAGTGAGAATAAAAACTTTTTAAGCTTTAATCAATTAGCAGATGTCCCTTTGAAAGGTCGAATTGTGAAATGCTTGAAGAACGGAGTTGAAGTTGAACTGACGAACGAGAGCAATACTCCGGCCGTTGGCATAAAACTGAATGCCCGGGATGCGGATTCCGGCGAGCGAATACTTCCGGCTTACTTTACAGACGGATATATGAATTTGCTTCCAGGCGAAAAACGGCGATTTGTTGCGGAGTATCAGTATGGTAAAGAATCTGTGGTTACAGCCGAAGGTTATAATGTGCCCAGACATACAATTGTTACAGTGAAAAAATGA
- a CDS encoding GDSL-type esterase/lipase family protein yields MICVGASITAGATTANPATDSYPSQLGRLLGDEYKVTNYGVSGCTMLRHGNFPYWITKQYQEALASNPDVVFIDLGGNDSKVENRKYMNEFEKDCCDMIRSFANLPSKPRIILMTPIVSFSRDANYIYDKVIVEDVAPHTFSAGDKAHVEVIDMHPLLDQYPELMKDGIHPDAIGSGIIAKRMCQQFKK; encoded by the coding sequence GTGATTTGTGTTGGTGCCAGTATCACGGCCGGAGCTACGACTGCTAATCCGGCAACGGATTCTTATCCGTCACAGTTAGGGCGTTTGTTAGGTGATGAATATAAAGTAACAAATTATGGAGTGAGCGGTTGTACCATGTTGAGGCATGGGAACTTCCCTTATTGGATAACAAAGCAATATCAGGAAGCTTTGGCTAGTAATCCGGACGTCGTTTTTATTGATTTGGGTGGAAATGACAGTAAGGTTGAAAATCGCAAATACATGAATGAGTTTGAAAAAGATTGTTGCGATATGATTCGATCTTTTGCTAATTTGCCTTCAAAACCCCGGATCATTCTGATGACCCCAATAGTCTCTTTCTCGAGAGATGCCAACTACATTTATGATAAAGTAATTGTAGAAGATGTTGCTCCTCATACATTTAGTGCCGGAGACAAGGCTCATGTAGAAGTTATTGATATGCACCCTTTACTGGATCAGTATCCTGAGTTAATGAAAGATGGCATTCATCCGGATGCTATTGGGTCAGGTATTATAGCAAAAAGAATGTGTCAGCAATTTAAAAAATAA
- a CDS encoding alpha/beta hydrolase has product MKNVRMAVVHTANFQARLITICLFVFVETIPVSAQNLNSIFKGEKTNWHGFDRYDFLMDENTFVITPYKSFEDEGSGVKDPAKGQRRCILVVPKKLAPGNPWSWRGCYWDHQPQTEIELLKRGFCVAYISANQDLKPGKQWDAWYDFITGKLELSIKPAFIGMSRGGEYSYIWATAHPDKVSCIYADNPGGNWEVMKGIAGLAQDDVPMLHVCGSIDPILGKFSLPIENIYHQLGGRISVIIKEGFGHHPHSLYNPKIIADFIEQSVNEAKPVLPDFANEKSTRKSYYSTAGTFLNFSEEGTFLTCRGPLFTECYNRYEIEIPGVEAFSTIIAPENPAPGKPWVFRSDFVNWDAVVDLALLAKGYYIVTGAVPYNGDGPDIAQWNIIYNYLTSRGFSKKAVLEGRGSATGEVYAWGIENPDKVLCIYGENPILHSNLAKKQPIDNLEPMAKAGIPVLHICGSLDPNFQDQTKEVEKRYRRYGGRMTVLVNEGEGHELTMTKNLKQIIEFITGATTKKLSF; this is encoded by the coding sequence ATGAAAAATGTTAGAATGGCTGTTGTTCATACGGCAAATTTTCAGGCAAGATTGATTACAATTTGTTTGTTTGTTTTTGTAGAAACTATTCCTGTATCTGCTCAGAATCTGAACTCTATTTTTAAAGGAGAAAAAACAAACTGGCACGGATTTGATCGATATGATTTTCTTATGGATGAAAACACCTTTGTCATTACACCTTACAAATCGTTTGAAGATGAAGGTAGCGGAGTTAAAGATCCGGCAAAAGGGCAACGCCGTTGTATCCTGGTTGTTCCGAAAAAACTCGCTCCTGGCAATCCTTGGTCGTGGCGCGGTTGTTACTGGGATCATCAACCACAGACAGAAATTGAACTACTTAAGCGAGGTTTCTGTGTGGCTTACATTTCGGCTAATCAGGATTTAAAACCCGGTAAACAATGGGATGCCTGGTATGATTTTATTACAGGAAAACTTGAGCTATCCATCAAACCAGCTTTTATAGGCATGAGCCGTGGCGGAGAATATTCCTACATTTGGGCAACTGCGCATCCCGATAAAGTATCGTGTATTTATGCCGATAATCCCGGCGGTAACTGGGAAGTTATGAAAGGCATTGCCGGGCTGGCTCAAGATGATGTACCTATGCTCCATGTATGCGGAAGTATCGACCCTATATTAGGAAAATTTTCACTTCCCATTGAAAACATCTACCATCAACTGGGTGGAAGAATTTCAGTAATAATAAAAGAGGGGTTTGGTCATCATCCGCATAGCTTGTATAATCCGAAGATAATTGCTGATTTCATAGAGCAAAGTGTGAATGAGGCAAAGCCGGTTTTGCCCGATTTTGCCAACGAAAAGTCAACCCGAAAATCATATTACAGTACCGCAGGCACCTTCCTGAATTTTTCTGAAGAAGGAACATTCCTGACTTGCCGTGGACCTCTTTTTACTGAATGTTACAATCGCTACGAAATCGAAATTCCCGGTGTTGAAGCATTTTCAACGATTATAGCTCCTGAAAATCCGGCTCCGGGAAAACCATGGGTTTTTCGTTCCGATTTTGTGAATTGGGATGCAGTCGTTGACCTGGCTTTACTGGCGAAAGGTTATTATATCGTCACCGGTGCTGTTCCGTACAATGGGGATGGGCCCGATATAGCACAATGGAATATTATTTATAACTATCTGACCAGTCGTGGATTTTCGAAAAAAGCTGTTCTGGAAGGCCGTGGTAGTGCTACCGGTGAAGTTTATGCATGGGGCATTGAAAACCCCGATAAAGTTTTATGCATCTACGGAGAGAATCCTATTCTTCATAGCAACCTAGCAAAAAAGCAGCCGATTGATAATCTGGAGCCAATGGCTAAAGCCGGAATCCCTGTTCTGCATATCTGCGGCAGCCTCGATCCCAATTTCCAAGATCAGACCAAAGAAGTGGAGAAAAGGTATCGAAGATACGGAGGACGGATGACAGTGCTTGTGAACGAAGGCGAAGGACATGAATTAACGATGACGAAAAATCTGAAACAAATCATTGAATTCATTACTGGGGCAACAACAAAAAAATTGAGTTTTTAA
- a CDS encoding family 43 glycosylhydrolase, translating to MAGFAANPIISYPYTADPSPHQWSDGKYYMYCSHDKDTDVDWDMEDYHVFSSVDLVTWTDNGIAFRKTDSPFGKGALWAPDCMYRNGMYYLYYPQNSVIGVATSTSPTGPFTNAKQLYSRTDAQYVYDPQIFVDDDGQAYLIVSACMKTGGFKPVVCRLGSDMVSINQETILNINGGNFHEGPWMFKRNHIYYLSWGGGSCDYATSTSLTGTYTHRGTICNQWRDVNGNLIRGEQQHPGIAYFSGQWYFASAWGAPDNKRRQIFMQYLNFNADGTIQFITPDMKGVKAPELLITGGL from the coding sequence ATGGCTGGTTTCGCAGCAAATCCTATCATTAGCTATCCTTATACTGCGGACCCGTCACCTCATCAATGGAGTGATGGCAAATACTATATGTACTGTTCACACGATAAGGATACAGACGTAGATTGGGATATGGAGGATTATCATGTTTTTTCATCTGTAGATCTTGTAACATGGACTGACAATGGAATAGCATTCCGTAAAACAGACTCTCCTTTTGGTAAGGGGGCTCTTTGGGCACCTGATTGTATGTATCGAAATGGAATGTATTATCTTTATTATCCTCAAAATTCAGTGATAGGAGTGGCCACAAGTACTTCTCCCACAGGGCCATTTACGAATGCCAAACAATTGTATAGTAGAACTGACGCACAATACGTTTATGATCCACAGATATTTGTCGACGATGATGGCCAGGCATATCTGATTGTTTCGGCTTGCATGAAAACAGGTGGATTTAAACCTGTCGTATGTAGATTAGGATCCGATATGGTGAGCATTAACCAAGAAACGATATTAAATATTAATGGGGGTAATTTTCACGAAGGTCCCTGGATGTTCAAAAGAAATCACATCTATTATTTGTCTTGGGGTGGTGGCTCTTGCGATTATGCCACCAGTACGAGCTTAACAGGCACTTATACGCACAGAGGCACAATTTGTAATCAGTGGAGGGATGTAAACGGCAACCTCATACGAGGAGAGCAGCAACACCCGGGAATAGCATATTTTTCAGGACAGTGGTATTTTGCTTCTGCATGGGGAGCTCCTGACAATAAGAGACGTCAGATTTTTATGCAATATCTTAATTTTAATGCGGATGGAACGATTCAATTCATTACTCCGGATATGAAAGGTGTAAAAGCACCAGAGCTTTTAATAACCGGTGGTCTTTGA
- a CDS encoding family 43 glycosylhydrolase, whose protein sequence is MNELKMRDKIRVILECYCKFTVRQLFFCAFLLFYSHISFAQQNPVITGIYTADPSARVWKDGRLYVYASHDVDPPRGCDLMDKYHVFSTSDMVHWKDHGEILSASQVSWGRPEGGFMWAPDCVYKNGTYYFYFPHPSGTDWNNTWKVGVATSKKPAADFKSQGYIPGIGGFAMIDPCVFIDDDNQAYFYYGGGGKCQGGKLKENMMEIDGEMQDMAGLVDFHEATWVFKRKGIYYLTYADNHPKQNQLVYAMSKSPLGPWEYKGVYLTPTGCDTSHGSVVKFKGQWYAFYHNMSVSGRGNLRSVCVDKLYFNPDGTIKTVIQTGKK, encoded by the coding sequence ATGAATGAATTAAAAATGAGAGATAAAATAAGAGTTATCCTTGAGTGCTATTGTAAATTTACTGTAAGGCAATTGTTTTTTTGTGCCTTCCTGTTATTTTATTCTCACATAAGTTTTGCTCAACAAAATCCTGTTATAACAGGCATTTATACTGCCGATCCTTCCGCACGAGTCTGGAAGGATGGACGTTTATATGTGTATGCTTCACATGATGTTGATCCTCCGCGCGGTTGTGATTTAATGGATAAATACCATGTGTTTTCTACCAGCGATATGGTTCACTGGAAAGACCACGGCGAAATTCTGAGCGCCAGCCAAGTATCGTGGGGACGTCCCGAAGGTGGTTTTATGTGGGCTCCCGATTGTGTATATAAAAACGGAACTTATTATTTCTATTTTCCACATCCGAGCGGAACCGATTGGAATAATACATGGAAAGTAGGTGTGGCAACGAGTAAAAAACCGGCCGCCGATTTTAAAAGCCAGGGTTATATTCCCGGAATCGGTGGTTTTGCTATGATTGATCCCTGTGTATTTATCGATGACGATAATCAGGCCTATTTTTATTATGGTGGCGGTGGTAAATGCCAGGGGGGGAAGCTAAAAGAAAATATGATGGAAATAGATGGAGAAATGCAGGACATGGCTGGATTGGTTGATTTTCATGAAGCTACTTGGGTGTTTAAACGGAAAGGTATTTATTACCTGACTTATGCCGATAATCATCCCAAACAAAATCAACTTGTATATGCAATGAGTAAAAGTCCGCTTGGCCCATGGGAATACAAAGGCGTTTACCTGACTCCGACGGGTTGCGATACCAGCCATGGATCGGTTGTGAAGTTTAAAGGACAATGGTATGCTTTTTACCACAATATGTCTGTTTCCGGACGTGGTAATTTAAGATCGGTATGTGTTGATAAACTTTATTTCAATCCGGATGGAACGATTAAGACGGTTATTCAGACAGGGAAAAAATAA
- a CDS encoding DUF3823 domain-containing protein, translating to MKKILYVFSILASTIFFSCTSIDNYDAPNATLSGNVIDSITGKSFVTGQAESSIRLWEVSWSDNPTPQDIPIKQDGTYNDTKLFGATYDMQPYGGAFWPAKRQTGITLKGSLEKNFKVIPYLYVTDVTSQLEGTTLKLTCKLKAPITQDLPRVLDIRPFVSLTQFCGAGSRIDEYNMDKYKLDVNANWWDGVGDMTTGIGNATYVLPDLPLKSGRTFYVRIGVRVEDTYRQYNYCDIIEVQVP from the coding sequence ATGAAAAAGATATTATATGTTTTTTCAATTTTGGCTTCAACAATATTCTTTTCTTGTACATCTATTGACAATTATGATGCACCGAATGCTACTTTGAGTGGCAATGTGATAGATAGTATAACAGGGAAAAGTTTTGTTACTGGACAAGCAGAGTCAAGCATTAGATTATGGGAAGTGAGCTGGAGTGACAATCCTACTCCGCAGGATATCCCAATTAAACAAGATGGCACTTATAATGATACCAAATTGTTTGGTGCAACATACGACATGCAGCCTTACGGAGGTGCATTCTGGCCTGCAAAACGTCAGACTGGCATCACTCTGAAAGGATCGTTGGAAAAGAATTTTAAAGTGATACCTTATTTGTACGTAACGGATGTAACTTCTCAATTGGAAGGAACAACTTTGAAACTTACTTGTAAGTTGAAAGCACCTATCACGCAAGATCTTCCGCGTGTGCTAGATATTCGTCCATTTGTAAGTCTTACCCAATTCTGCGGTGCTGGCTCTAGAATAGACGAATATAATATGGACAAGTATAAATTGGATGTCAATGCTAATTGGTGGGATGGTGTAGGCGATATGACTACTGGTATTGGCAATGCAACGTATGTCTTACCTGACTTGCCCCTTAAATCGGGAAGAACCTTTTATGTGCGTATAGGCGTTCGGGTGGAAGATACTTACCGCCAGTATAACTATTGCGACATAATAGAAGTACAGGTTCCATAA